Part of the Spinacia oleracea cultivar Varoflay chromosome 5, BTI_SOV_V1, whole genome shotgun sequence genome, GATCGCACGAAATTCTGGAGAGCTCCTGATCTGTTTTTCTggttttgtgcgatcgcacaaaataGCGGTGCTGTCGCACCGGACCTGATTTGCAGATATTTGCTCTTTttacctaaaacaaaaaaaaacaacacaaaaactaaacaaagatataaaataaaaGGTTAGTAGTCAAAAACCAAGTAAACCTAagagttagacaaccgggttgcctcccgggtagcgctcgtttaacgtcattagcttgacgaatccccccaaaaCTCATGGGGGGACAAGAGAGAAAGTAACaatacacgggttgcctcctggtagcgctcgtttaacgtcattagcttgacgaatccccccatTACTCATGGGGGGTCAAATGCAACCAATTTAGGATCATCACAGGTCAAAAAGCTTCTTTTTTCCTCTTTGGGCACAAACAACTTACCAAAGCTACCACTCATTGAGGCGGGATCAAGCCAACTTCCCCTAGGCTTATGTTTTCCCCTCTTGGGCTTCATGCCCGGGGAATGTTTACCGTTGAGAGCCGAAGTTTGTGCTCCATCATCATCTAGATCCATCCCGAATGTCTCGGGAATGGTTGTGACATTATCAAAGGCATCGCCCAACACCGTGGGACTCACAAGCATCTTCTTCTTATTGAAATTGTTCCTATCAAGCTTATGATCAAACTTAGAAGCACAAGAGTTGTTAGAAGAATTAGCATATAAGCAATGATGCTCAACACAAGAAATAGTATCAATCTTCATGCAACTCTTCATTTTGGAACAACATCCATCATCACTAGGAAGCTTGAAGCTAGCCTTAGCGTCTCCCGCCTTCAAGGTGATAAGACCACCTTGAACATCAATGAGAGGCCCCGCCGTGGCTAAGAATGGCTTCCCTAAGATAATAGGGGTGTGGGCGTCCTCATCAATGTCCAAGACAATAAAGTCAACAAGAAAAGTTAACCTCCCTATAACAAGGGGAACATCATCAACCCTACCCAAAGGGAACATAACCGAGCGATCGGCTAGTTGCAGAGACATAGGGGTAGGGGTGAGATCACCAAGACTAAGCTTCTCATAGATTTTGTATGGCAAAATACTCACGCTTGCCCCCAAATCACAAAGAGCATTATCTTCAGCTTTTGGGTGCTACAAGGAATCGAGAAACTCCAGGGATCCTTGAGATTTGGGGAAAACGGGCACAAAATCAAGGCACTGCAATTCTCCGTGAGATGCACAGTCTCCTTGGGCCCACAAGTTCTTTTGCCAAACAAAATTTCTCTCATGAACCGAGAATAATGTGGCATTTGCTTAAGCGCCTCGGTGAAAGACAATGACACATAAAGCTTGCTaatattgtctagaaacttagAGAATTGGTCATCCAACTTCTTTCCAACAAATTTTTGAGGATAGGGGAGTGTAGGAGTAGGGAGAGGTAGAAGAGTATCCTCCGTTGGCTTCACACCATCCCTCGCGTCATCAACGTGAGACTCCTCTTCTACCACAACATAGTCCGTAGACTCAATTCCCTTAGATTCTTCTCCCCTAGACCAAGGAGCGTCAACTAACTTAGCACCATCATCTAAAATCTTCCCACTCCTAGTCATGACCGCATACATTTGCTTAGgaggttgaccttggggtgggaaACTAGTATGCACTTGATGTTCCTTGATGGTGCTAGCAAGTTGTGCTGATTGGGTTTCAATCATTTTCAAATGAgtgttggattgcttgaatccatcctcaaactcaacatttttcttggcttgagcccccacaaacgactccataagagcctcaaggttagacttgagaggcgggagcgGTGGAGGAGCATTGCCATAACCAATAGGATTTTGTGGGAATTGATTGCCATAGGTCCTAGGcgcattgaatccgggaggaggAAACTGAGAACCACCATATTGGCTTCCCGGGTTCAACGGATAGCCCCCACTAGAAGCACCCCTATATTGCACATATGGATAgttgtaaccccctccaccttggtgGTTAGGGTTATAACTACCTTGATTGAATTGAGTTTGATTGCCTAGGCCATCAGGTTAGCCATAGGATGCTTGGCCTTGATAGCCTTGCGCCCTATAGTTACCTCGGCCTTGGTTATCAAAACCCTCCTCCTTGGAAGGATCCACTTTGATAATAGGCATGCATAGGAGGGCCTCTAGGTGCTTGCCTATTATAGTTTTGGTTCGGGGGACCATCATATCTAGGCCTCTCATTCATAGCATTTGCATATTCCACATCAAATTCTTGCTCATAAGGAGAGCCATGTTCAACATATGAAACATTATGCAATAAATGGCACATGCTAGGGAAATTACCATGCTCACCACAAATATCACAAAAAGATGTATCTAGTGGCATTGTGTTATAGGAACTCACATTGCCCTTCCCCTTAGTGAGAAGAGTAGCCGATGGTGGAGGAATTGTTGATGGAGATGGAGGTTGACTCGGAGCACTCTCAAGATTCTCAAGCCTTGAGCTAAGCTTTTCAATTATGTTTGCTTTCTCTATAGCGAAGGTCGAACCCTTGCCATCTTCATAATTCCCTTTGCTATCATAATTCCTAGTCCCAACATGCCATGCTTGGTAGTTTTGCACGACATCTTCTATGATCTCCCCTATTTGGTCCTCCGTCTTATTCATAATTGGACCACCCACCCCCGCATCAAGACTTGTTTTGGAGGTTGGGCTTAGTCCCAAGTAGAAAGTTTGTAAACGAAGCCATTTAGGGATTCCGTGGTGAGGGCACTCCCTTTGGTATTCCTTAAATCGATCCCAAGCCTCTAATAGGGATTCAACACTCTTTTGCTCGAAGGATTGAATTTTGTGCCTATactccgccgtcttcccatgcgaGTAGAACTTACTAAGGAATGCACTTGTCACTTCGTTCCAAGTCCTTAGTGAGtttggcttgacctccttgtcaagccaatcacttgctCGCCCCAAGAGAGAAAACCGGAAGAGCTTCAACCTCACATATTCCTAAGTCACCCCGTTGTGTTTAATAGTATCGCAATTTTGTTCAAACTGTTTCAAGTGTTCGTGCGGCGATTCACTACTTTTTCCACAAAACGGGTGACTTTGCACCAAGGTAATCAACGCGGGTCTTATCTCAAAGTTGTTGGCATTAGTAGTCGGGGCTTGTATGCCACAAGTTGCCTCAAAAGCGCCCGGTATGCCTAGATTCTTAACCGAAAGAGCCATTCTATCAATGGTTGGACTTGATGGGTCTTGATCCGAAACTTCACTCAAAGGATCAAACCGATTGTAGCTCGATGAACGGGTTTGGATACGTCTCAAGCTCCACAAAGTCCTCTCTAACTCTAGGTCGAGAGGGTAGAGAGGCCTATGACGAGTTCTTCCCCTATCTTGCATACAAACTCAAAACCAACCGTGAGCAATGCAAAAGAAAACTAAAGAAATAACGAAATGTTTttggtattttttattttgattaaaCTAGACTCGATTAAAActaaactcaaaaacaacaaccgttccccggcaacggcgccattttgattaGGTTTTTTCCGTGTCGTTGAAACGAAGTCTACctatcaaacaatatttataaatctCTAAACCAGCACACTATATCAACTATAGTGGTAAGTCCGAgaatcgtcccaagagaacgggAAGTCAAAGAGTTTAAGATCAAGCTAGCTTTGAAAACTAAGTTTAGGAGTTGGAAACAACTACGGGAATCAAACGATTAAGCAATAAAATTAAGGGAGCTAAGGTATCGGGGTTGAATCGGGGTTTAACGGGGGAAATTCAAGACGCTATGCATTCATACGATGCAAAGACATGCAAAACTAGGGAGTAACTAACCAAGCTAGTCCGGCACCCCTTTCGGTTAGCGGACCATGCCAAAACTAAGCCCAAAACACGCTTTCGTGTCACTCTAAGCCTAGCATGGGAATTCAAACTACCTAGTACTttcaatcaaacaaaaaccCTCAATGTCTTGACCAATTATAAAATTATgcctagcatttgcaactaccaagcTTAATTGACAAGGAATCCCCAAAGAATGCATATCAAGGTTTAATTGAATCAATAATCCAACACATTATCTCTACAATCCCCTATAATTCCCCAATTATTCCCCTAACCCTAACCTAAGAATTACTCACTAGCCATTATGCTATTGAATGAAAACATAGAGTTGAATTGAGTCATGGAAATTGAGAATTAATAGGAAAACAAGTAATAGAAATtgaaaggaagaagagaattaaggcaaatcaatcaacaacattcaatcaatcaccaaaattaagaattcaaagcaaacaaactaaaaatcaattaaagaaGTAAAGAGAAGTAAGAGAAGTAGAGATTACTATGAAGCTTGACAAAATTTCTGGAATTAATCTTCAAATTGAATGAATTcttgagtttctctctctacaaaaaACTTGAAAACTAAGGCTTGAACTCTAAAAACTCTCTAAAACTAATTATgaaactaattatgaaaaaatTCACccttaaaataaattagaaattctatttatatTTTTTCCCAAAATAGATTTTAAAAACTCGAAAATGCTCAGCCCCCACAGGCATGCGAACGCACAGACCCAGGTGCAAACGCACCAGTGTGGTTGCACGAATATTTCGTGCGAACGAGTAGAGCGACGATTGCTTCCTTCGTACCGTGCGAACGCACGAATAATTCGTGCGGTCGCACACACTTGAGATAGCCAAAGTCTTCAAAATTACTCGTGAGGTCGCATGGCATATCTGAGTGCTCGCACAAGAATTTCGTGCGAGCGCACAAAAATTCTAATGCGATAGCACGCATAGGGGAAGAGTTTCTGTAAACTTTTTGCGatttcgtgcgatcgcacgaatCTTCAGCTCGGTCGCACTGCACTGCTTGCTCCAACACATCTTCTTCTACCTTGTGCGAGCACACGAAATTCCTGTGCGGTCGCACAGGGTTGCTTCGTGTGACTTCTACTTTGTTTTTCCACTTTTCTTCAATGTCTACCTACAAAGCACAAGGGTGGAATAAGGGCATATAAATGCTATAAAACTACCTAAAAACACcgaaaatcataataaaataaTACGAAAACCTAAGCTTAGaacgacataaatgccgctcatcaataattagtataaataaatttataataattgatttaatcaaaattaaattccgagaaaaaattaaattacgaatttaaatttaattaaattcgttttcaaccgaaaaattaaaacgaaccaacggGCCAAGACAAAGccataggcttgcgcccatgcctcgtcgaggccctggaaaaaccataaagccaggaatccaaattaattgccacatagtcaattagcataattaaggatacatacatgtgatgcgtgccttccctagatgctcccgaaccgaacaagaacaagtttaggactccaaatgtcgcccctccgtagatagtccacagcacgttcggatccgccttatatttaattaactagaatatgatataaggtattatgtttattcgaaagcttagTTATCAGTTATAGGAAAATTATTAAATCCGTTCTTAAActtaaactactccctccgtcccggaatacttgacctgtttgaTTGTgctgtataaattgtgattatgaatcacgtatttatagggaggaaatttcggacttagatttccactaggattcaaataactaattctattagaattctaggtaaattaatccattagaatttaatgtttaataaaacacaaaacatttcattcttgtggaattaggaaaacgattaatcaagcaatcctaaacgaccaaggattcgtagcattgcacacacacacacgcagcacACGAGGGGCGTtgtgcgcggctcggcccaaggcaggCGCTTGCAGCACACGGCCCATCAGTGGGCGCtgctgttgggcctggccttgcgcgcttgcggctGGGCCTGCCTAGCTCGCTGCTTGCGCGCTTGGTTGCTCGTTGCTTTCGgtgcgcgcgggcttcgctaggcgcgggcctggcttcgtgctgggccttgcgtctagcaagctcgtccgacgatagtttcgtacgtcgcgcttccaattcgtttttcgattctggaattcatttccgattcgaacaatatttaatacttccgattcctgaatttatttccgattcgaaaaaatatttaatattttcgattccggaatttattttcgatttccaatatttctgattccggtaatatttacgtttccgacaatattttcgattccggcaatatttctatttccaataatattttccgatacgtaccatgtttccatatccggtaacatctacgacttggataatatttatatttccgttatgatccatatttccgtttcctgcaatatcatcatttccggagtattcatattttgccttttgacgatttcagctcccactggaaccgagatccgtcgattccgaatattcataattagagtatttaatttacttaaatacctgatccgttcacgtactatttgtgtgaccctaagagttcagtcaagagtaagctgtggattaatattattaattccacttgaactgaagcggactcttgaaggaaatgatgcccttggtccaagtatgcatataatgttaagtctaataaatgcggttcagtattaattaacaagttaataatttagtgagatcaagtgagctgaatgcctagctagaggccgctttagttcaagtggaattaatgatattaatccacatcttactcttgactgaacccgtagggtcacacaaatagtacgtaaacggatcaagtatttaatggcattaaatactccatctatggatattcggaatcgacggatcttggtttcagtgggagctgagatcgtcataagcaagaaatgaatactccggaaacgatgatattgccggaaacggaaatatggatcgtgtcggaaatataaatattaaccaagtcgtagatgttgcaggaaacggaaacatggtacgtatcggaaaatattatcggaaatagaaatattgccggaatcacgagcctcttattattttcataatctaaattgcatgaacatggttaaattttacaaatttgcaaggaattaaaggggtgattagttttcgtaattaattgcaaattgcgtttatttaattatatgtacgcagtttttaggcagaatattcgttactcaaccaaatcgagtgatttttgtgtcaatttcgcatgtaaaaggcattctaaaattttgacgaaagtggtttttttcggccgaacccagaattcccaaattcgaagcctaactatgacttttcaatctactcaaaagatcttatcatcatatctcgaagaacattcgatgaaaaggatattaagattggcaaagcatgataactaaacctatgcaacaagtgagaagcaacactcacgttgtagcactggaaatcaagcatagctttgaattccatgaactgttttaaagatgggtttgaggcccatggttgtaaaaacaatggggttgaacatttatcatatatgaaatgtattttcatattccatttaatcttggtttagtattaaatgatgagtcccttcaatttgacgaaatattcaagatagactgtcaggaccagtcctgtgactaagaaatgtctatcaagtgaacttgaatgtcaaaggttgaaaatggtccctagtcggagttttctataaaattggacgcatagaaaacgttagacgactagaatgcaagatgactagtagttctgtttcttgaactatgtggacatggcaatgtcataatcatttgcatagatacttactttgggaagactagtatcggacaagacctatgaaactttactgtaagagatgaaaatctgtcataagtaaatttcattaaattattagacactaaatcctcaatacctgagtgatttgagattacttgtttgagaactggttgctttgacgttgaccaaccgtcgcaccgtaaaaggaggctataaaggcaacgctcaggtaatcaccaatcaaacgaagtctaatctcaagatcgcaagagtgggattgtcctcccataaattgggatgagatgctgaaaagttgtacaaggccactcggagagctagaaactgtaaaatgcatggccgtgctcagatgaatcataggctatgattatctgtttgtttgatcagttgaactctgaaaccgagaaacacctctggacataataaggatgacaactcttaccttatgttcaagagcaagcatcgagcgacaaaggaattaggaaatgcacaattgtccctaaggacaagtgggagactgaaggaaatgatgcccttggtccaagtatgcatataatgttaagtctaataaatgcggttcagtattaattaacaagttaataattcagtgagatcaagtgagctgaatgcctagctagaggccgcttcagttcaagtggaattaatgatattaatcgatggatcttggtttcagtgggagctgagatcgtcataagcaagaaatgaatactccggaaacgatgatatcgccggaaacggaaatatgggtcgtgtcggaaatataaatattatccaagtcgtggatgttgccggaaacggaaacatggtacgtatcggaaatggaaatattgccggaaacggaaatattgtcagaatcggaaatattatcgaaatcggaaaataattccggaaactgaaatattaaatatttgttcgaaacggaaattaattccggaatcggaaatattaaatattgttcgtatcgaaatgaattccggaatcgagaatttaatcgaaagcgtatcgtacgaattagcatcggacgaggcctgccagacgaaggcccagcacgaagccaggccatcagcCAGCAAGCCAacacgcaacaaaccacacgccaagctcgaccaggcccagcgtaaggccaggcccagccaagccttggcgcgcgcgcggatcatgggctgcgggcaaaggagctgtgcgccgtgcgtgggctgcgaggcttgATCATgtgcgtgcggctcgtgcgtgcgtgagtgtttgtgaatcctaaagctatcgggattctacatatgattaaatcctaatcctaaaagataaattaattgttttagagttctactaggattctaagttaattaattcgtatcctagtaggattataattcctttccataaactctataaataagggcctagggtcacatatttatcgagacaattgaagtattcaaaggtaagattttaaagaaaaatcagtcactctcttgccccataatagccgaaattcatactaccttaagggcgattctagttggtcaaggttaaggcggatccgtacatgctgtggactatctacagagggacaacacttggagtcctaaagacttgttcttggaTGCCGGGTAGATAATTCGGTTGAAAGTCGGTTTCGGGTTCATTCGGATCGGGTCAAGAACAATGCGGGTTAAATCGGATATCGGGTTTTATCGGTTCGGGTCGATTGCAGTTGTTATCGGGTAAAATCGGATTTCGGATTGCTATCGGGTCGGATGCGGGTTCGGTTTGGTTAAAGCTAATCGGGTACTAATCGGGTTACGAGTCTCCTCGGGTTGTTAGcggatcgggttcgggtctttgaTTCACCGGTCAAATCGGATTTCGGATCAATGTCGGATCGGTTCGGATCTGATTCAAGAGCCTCTACTTCTCGGATATATTCGGTTCGGATGTCGGTCGGTTTCGGTCGGTTTCTCGGATCGGGTCAATTTATGACAGCCCTACCCCTAACCAGccgaaaatctatactaccttaagggcgattctagttggtcaagcttgaggcggatccggacgtactatggactatctacggagggacgacatttggagtcctaaaggcttgttcttgttcggttcgggcgcagctagggagggcacgctacaaagtgtatgctcctaaattatgctaaatgattatgtgtaaataatatgtttcctggcactaaggtttttccgcattatttatgttttgtcatatgtatcataacctaacagtggtatcacgagcctcttattattttcataatctaaattgcataaacatggttaaatattacaaattttcaaggaattaaaaggggtgattaattttcgtaat contains:
- the LOC130461851 gene encoding uncharacterized protein, with the translated sequence MIETQSAQLASTIKEHQVHTSFPPQGQPPKQMYAVMTRSGKILDDGAKLVDAPWSRGEESKGIESTDYVVVEEESHVDDARDGVKPTEDTLLPLPTPTLPYPQKFVGKKLDDQFSKFLDNISKLYVSLSFTEALKQMPHYSRFMREILFGKRTCGPKETVHLTENCSALILCPFSPNLKDPWSFSIPCSTQKLKIMLFVIWGQA